Below is a window of Synechococcus sp. RSCCF101 DNA.
TGCCTGCCTGGACCTGAAGGGCAACCGGGGGCCCGTCCTCGATGGGCTGGTCTGCGCCAGCAGTCCCCTGGATCTGGAGCGCTGCTCCCGCTCGATCGAGCGCCCACGGAACGGCCTCTACCAGGCCTGGCTGCTGGAGCGCCTGAAGCGCCAGGCGCTCAGCGATGCGGGCGACTCCCCGCCCGAACGGGCCATTCGATCTCTGGGCTCGATCCGGGCCTTCGATGCCCTGATCACCGCACCCCGCTGGGGTCACGCCACGGTGGCCGAGTACTACCGGCGGGCGAGCCCGCTGAGGCGGCTGCAGCGGGAGGAGCCGGCCGCTCTGCCGCCCCTGCTCGTGCTGCAGGCCCGCGACGACCCCTGGGTTCCCGCAGATGGAGCCGCAGAACTGCAGGACCTGCAGGCCAAGCAGGGCCTGCCCGCCCTTGAGGTGGTGATCAGTGACCGGGGGGGCATAACGGCTTCCATTCACCGGAGGGATGCTGGTCCGATGCCCAGGTGGTGGCGTGGTTGGAGCGCTATCTAGGGTGAGGGGCTGACCTTCAC
It encodes the following:
- a CDS encoding alpha/beta fold hydrolase — translated: MESASFRQALPWLGPDLQTLRDSLSPEAPWEASRGLRRSSLLAIPVPATPWQVGGALLAHWDRPAGPTRAVVLLLHGLGGCSRRRGVRRLASRLLERGCAVLRLNLRGAGEGRGLIAGSYAARCSEDLAPVLAEARRIATHLGRDAGGSPLPLLGAGLSLGGTILIHACLDLKGNRGPVLDGLVCASSPLDLERCSRSIERPRNGLYQAWLLERLKRQALSDAGDSPPERAIRSLGSIRAFDALITAPRWGHATVAEYYRRASPLRRLQREEPAALPPLLVLQARDDPWVPADGAAELQDLQAKQGLPALEVVISDRGGITASIHRRDAGPMPRWWRGWSAI